From Candidatus Cybelea sp., a single genomic window includes:
- a CDS encoding ribonuclease HII yields MTPKERKARNAYERERRRLHRLHRFEDAARAKGFLFVGGIDEVGRGPLAGPVVAACVVATQPLLIKGLNDSKQVRPELRVELAEIIKLRAAAWSVGSACVAEIDRLNIYWASVLAMERAIAGLQAAPEYLITDAVRIRSFAGPQEPLIKGDARCAVVAAASIVAKVFRDALMVELDREDSRYGYALHKGYSTPLHIEALRAHGPSVHHRANWARVRDAQLALGLQFVED; encoded by the coding sequence GTGACTCCGAAAGAACGTAAAGCACGCAACGCCTACGAACGCGAACGGCGGCGGCTGCATCGTCTGCACCGCTTCGAAGACGCCGCTCGCGCCAAGGGCTTTCTCTTCGTCGGCGGCATCGACGAGGTTGGGCGCGGACCGCTGGCCGGCCCCGTCGTCGCCGCCTGCGTCGTAGCGACGCAGCCCCTGCTGATCAAGGGACTGAACGATTCGAAACAAGTCCGGCCCGAGCTGCGTGTCGAACTGGCGGAGATCATCAAGCTGCGCGCGGCCGCATGGTCGGTCGGAAGCGCGTGCGTGGCCGAGATCGACCGGCTGAACATCTACTGGGCCAGCGTGCTTGCGATGGAACGCGCGATAGCCGGATTGCAAGCGGCGCCCGAGTATCTGATCACCGACGCCGTGCGCATACGCTCGTTCGCCGGCCCGCAGGAACCGCTGATCAAAGGCGACGCACGCTGCGCCGTGGTCGCGGCCGCCTCGATCGTCGCCAAGGTATTCCGCGACGCGTTGATGGTCGAGCTCGATCGGGAGGATTCCCGTTACGGTTATGCCCTTCACAAAGGCTATTCGACGCCGCTGCACATCGAGGCGCTGCGCGCGCACGGGCCGAGCGTCCACCATCGCGCGAACTGGGCACGCGTTCGCGACGCGCAGCTGGCGTTGGGGCTGCAATTCGTTGAAGACTAA
- a CDS encoding YraN family protein: MKTNSEKGRQGEDRASSFLLSCGYRVLARNVRLPGGEIDAVCLDGPTLVIVEVKRRDSRTFGSALAAVDACKRATLRRVAADYAQIVAPSAKLRFDVVTLDGHRLSLHRNAF; encoded by the coding sequence TTGAAGACTAACTCTGAAAAAGGGAGACAGGGCGAGGATCGTGCGAGCAGCTTCCTTTTATCGTGCGGTTACCGCGTGCTGGCCCGCAACGTACGTCTGCCCGGCGGGGAGATCGACGCCGTTTGTCTCGACGGGCCGACGCTCGTGATCGTCGAAGTGAAGCGGCGTGACTCGAGAACGTTCGGCTCAGCGCTCGCAGCCGTCGACGCGTGCAAACGCGCCACGCTTCGGCGGGTCGCCGCGGACTACGCGCAGATCGTCGCACCTTCGGCGAAGCTTCGCTTCGACGTGGTCACGCTGGACGGTCATCGCTTGAGCCTCCATCGAAACGCGTTTTAG